A DNA window from Bdellovibrio sp. BCCA contains the following coding sequences:
- a CDS encoding GNAT family N-acetyltransferase, which produces MEGPRSPSENELPTVLDFLNKKLRNEASWSIAAEYPTAFSSNNLHNMRIIADEGHVLSHAVLKPLIIKSPHVIFKVGAIGSVVTDDQHRGQGLSTKVISDCLKLATEQSCDIAILWTDLFDFYRRMGFELAGSEISFVVEENYDIPPINLRFSTDTKVSPDAIYRLYSSHSVNSVRTIEETRKFLSIPQTKVYTAWESNGQLAAYAIEGKGVDLGGYIHEWGGSISKLMALFSFIRAHKNQPYTIICPRHAQNLIQQLQQKPVTMNQGFLGMIKLVNFDQLSAKIKRAFRAEGVADIVLEKHPQHFVFGVGQDLFTINNETDMVRLLFGPVDYRALGMFKEETIQKLEKVLPLNLWIWGWDSI; this is translated from the coding sequence ATGGAAGGACCTCGTTCACCCTCTGAAAATGAATTACCCACGGTGCTTGATTTCTTAAATAAGAAATTGCGCAATGAGGCTTCTTGGTCGATTGCGGCGGAGTATCCGACGGCGTTTTCTTCTAACAACTTGCATAATATGCGTATTATTGCGGATGAGGGGCATGTTCTTTCTCATGCTGTGTTGAAGCCTCTTATTATTAAGTCGCCGCATGTGATTTTTAAAGTGGGTGCGATTGGATCTGTGGTGACTGACGATCAACATCGTGGTCAGGGGTTAAGCACAAAAGTGATTTCGGATTGTTTGAAGCTGGCTACGGAACAGTCTTGTGACATTGCTATTTTGTGGACGGATCTTTTTGATTTTTATCGTCGGATGGGATTTGAGCTGGCTGGCAGTGAAATTAGTTTTGTGGTGGAAGAAAATTATGACATTCCACCTATAAATCTTCGTTTTTCAACGGACACTAAAGTTTCTCCGGATGCGATTTATCGTCTTTACTCTTCTCACTCTGTAAATTCGGTTCGCACTATTGAGGAAACTCGAAAGTTTCTCTCGATTCCGCAAACGAAAGTTTATACGGCTTGGGAGTCCAATGGTCAACTTGCGGCTTATGCCATTGAAGGCAAGGGGGTTGATCTTGGTGGTTACATCCATGAATGGGGTGGCTCTATTTCGAAATTGATGGCGCTTTTTAGTTTCATTCGTGCTCATAAGAACCAACCTTATACGATTATTTGCCCTCGTCATGCGCAGAACTTAATTCAACAGTTGCAGCAAAAACCTGTGACGATGAATCAAGGTTTCTTGGGCATGATCAAACTTGTGAACTTCGATCAACTGTCTGCGAAAATCAAACGCGCTTTCCGTGCGGAAGGTGTCGCGGATATCGTCTTGGAAAAACACCCGCAACATTTTGTGTTTGGTGTGGGCCAGGATCTTTTCACTATCAATAATGAAACCGACATGGTTCGTCTTCTTTTTGGCCCGGTGGACTACCGCGCTTTAGGAATGTTCAAGGAAGAGACCATTCAAAAACTTGAAAAAGTATTGCCACTGAATCTGTGGATCTGGGGATGGGACTCTATATGA
- a CDS encoding ferredoxin, whose amino-acid sequence MADKSQQWKENKPGKMFVDQSCIACDACVLTAPKNFSMHEEDGHAFVAKQPETPEEEALCKEAMEGCPVEAIGNDGDQ is encoded by the coding sequence ATGGCCGATAAGAGTCAGCAATGGAAAGAGAATAAACCGGGTAAAATGTTCGTGGATCAATCATGTATTGCCTGCGATGCCTGCGTTTTGACGGCTCCTAAGAACTTCTCAATGCATGAAGAAGACGGCCATGCTTTCGTGGCTAAACAACCGGAAACTCCTGAGGAAGAAGCTCTATGTAAAGAGGCGATGGAAGGTTGTCCAGTTGAAGCCATCGGAAACGATGGCGATCAGTAA
- a CDS encoding aldehyde dehydrogenase family protein, whose product MDLSNFIGGEFVPAESKATFTKYSPFDGSVLAQVASSDAMDVIKTLQIAKKAAPLFKELSKENRSELLAKMAAYLEQNADVIAYEEALHQGLSHSFVLENSVKPAIQILKNNAQSLLLGNSIHIVQQPNGVMGLITSWCLSLKLVIERLAPALAAGNVVIIKISEQSPITAKILGEVAKAAQVPAGVINVLQGRSDIAQVIAGHPSIHAVTAVGKTSTMESIAKAGLSQFKKMQLNGSAKNPAIVLADTDYKNLMPEILRPFLMGQGQLCWNISRIFVLESFAQDFLNVAKEYLSTLTPLKDPRGSEVWTPLISEEAIQSIDAKIHSGVEEHGKVFVGGARFDGPGYFYKPTVMLDLPNCSVLQQDELQGPLLLITPVKYQHESLKWANTSYLAHSGIVWGPSEKVMKVISQLECAYVWVNSWTKGETEIIFGHKQSSFGNPEMSWSGSFYSDVKKLAGTL is encoded by the coding sequence TTGGACCTCTCAAATTTTATAGGCGGGGAATTTGTTCCTGCCGAAAGCAAGGCAACCTTCACAAAATATTCTCCTTTTGATGGAAGTGTTTTAGCGCAAGTGGCGTCAAGCGATGCCATGGACGTCATTAAAACTTTGCAGATCGCAAAAAAAGCGGCACCTCTTTTTAAAGAGCTTTCAAAAGAAAATAGATCTGAGTTGTTAGCTAAAATGGCCGCTTACCTAGAGCAAAATGCCGATGTGATTGCTTATGAAGAAGCCCTTCACCAAGGTCTTTCGCATTCATTCGTTCTAGAAAACAGTGTGAAACCCGCGATTCAAATTTTGAAAAACAATGCGCAAAGTCTTTTGCTAGGAAATTCGATACATATTGTACAACAACCTAACGGTGTGATGGGTCTTATCACATCATGGTGCTTGTCCTTAAAACTCGTGATCGAAAGATTGGCTCCGGCCTTGGCTGCTGGAAATGTTGTGATCATAAAAATTTCCGAGCAGTCTCCGATCACGGCGAAAATTCTGGGTGAGGTCGCCAAAGCGGCGCAAGTTCCAGCGGGTGTCATCAATGTTTTGCAAGGCAGAAGTGATATTGCTCAAGTGATTGCAGGTCACCCCAGCATTCACGCGGTCACGGCCGTTGGCAAAACTTCAACCATGGAAAGCATTGCAAAGGCAGGTCTTTCACAGTTCAAAAAAATGCAACTCAATGGGAGTGCAAAGAATCCCGCGATTGTTTTGGCAGATACAGATTATAAAAATTTGATGCCCGAAATCCTTCGTCCATTTTTGATGGGGCAAGGTCAACTTTGTTGGAATATTTCACGCATCTTTGTTCTTGAATCCTTTGCGCAGGATTTTTTGAATGTCGCTAAAGAATATCTCTCAACATTAACACCTCTTAAAGATCCGCGCGGTTCTGAAGTGTGGACGCCCTTGATTTCAGAGGAAGCGATCCAAAGCATTGATGCAAAAATTCATAGCGGTGTAGAAGAGCACGGAAAAGTGTTTGTCGGCGGCGCCCGTTTCGACGGTCCCGGTTATTTTTATAAGCCCACTGTGATGCTTGATCTTCCGAACTGTAGCGTTCTTCAACAAGATGAATTGCAAGGACCGTTGTTGTTAATAACTCCGGTAAAGTATCAACACGAAAGCTTAAAGTGGGCGAATACAAGTTATCTTGCTCATTCAGGTATTGTGTGGGGACCTTCGGAAAAAGTGATGAAGGTGATTTCGCAATTAGAGTGCGCTTACGTGTGGGTGAACTCTTGGACAAAAGGCGAGACAGAAATCATCTTTGGACATAAGCAATCCAGCTTTGGAAATCCTGAGATGTCTTGGTCTGGAAGCTTTTATTCGGATGTAAAAAAATTGGCGGGGACCTTATAA
- a CDS encoding DoxX family membrane protein, with amino-acid sequence MFVAFFESVKYVGHLLPISFLRIFLGYYYLEQAMMKFRGDFLTRPRIADQMAEWLPASHAPNWFKIFASSQMIPNWQTVAFIILGLEFAIAISYIIGYVVRPVALLGVLLCVTMLFISGPGSEDLYKTFLAIHLILAWVGAGRCLGFDYYFFKRRRGLWW; translated from the coding sequence ATGTTTGTTGCATTCTTTGAGAGCGTTAAATACGTAGGCCATCTTTTACCGATTTCTTTCTTAAGAATTTTCTTAGGTTATTATTATTTAGAACAAGCGATGATGAAGTTTCGCGGCGATTTTTTAACTCGTCCGCGCATTGCTGATCAAATGGCAGAGTGGTTGCCGGCAAGTCATGCTCCAAATTGGTTTAAGATTTTTGCCAGCAGTCAGATGATTCCCAATTGGCAAACGGTGGCATTCATTATCCTAGGCCTTGAGTTCGCAATCGCGATCTCCTACATCATCGGTTACGTTGTCAGACCCGTGGCGCTTCTGGGTGTTCTTCTTTGCGTGACGATGTTGTTTATTTCCGGTCCCGGTTCAGAAGATCTTTATAAAACGTTTTTAGCGATTCATCTGATTTTGGCATGGGTGGGCGCAGGACGCTGCTTGGGGTTTGATTATTATTTCTTCAAGCGTCGTCGCGGTTTGTGGTGGTAA
- a CDS encoding response regulator, whose translation MALLIALELFSLYFAMNTLSSLRGFVTGESLWSKAQKDAVISLHKYARTRDPEFYRSFRENLEIPLGDSKARRALEKTPPNIREAHEGFAQGRIHPDDVPGVVHLILKFNNVSYVARAISIWQEGDDLTNEMISYGENLHHLISTRAPEKEIITTLDKIDELNDRLTILEGSFSYTLGEGSRWLEGLLMITLLLAVLIVEGTGLFLTVTFSRNLSKGLKELNVAAHKVGHGEFDVHVPVRSGDELGQLAESLNKMAFDLRHSIGERQQAEQASQLKSLFLANMSHEIRTPLAAIIGFSDLLKDKNLPEEERLQYLNVIHRTGENLTRIINDILDLSKVEAGHLEIEKSQFSLSSLLDDIHVVMVAKSQDKPLHIEFNRRGIVPDMIYTDPLRLRQVLTNVLGNAIKFTEKGYVRMTYEVSGDSLVFTIQDTGVGIAQDKRTLLFQAFSQIDNSVSRKYEGTGLGLVLSKKLAQMMGGDVTLDDSQIGKGCTFTVRIALQTVAPTIAKASTHRGEIHLGKQLASTNILLVDDVEDNRLLIQRMLSKRGAKLTLATNGEEGLNKALENNYDIILMDIQMPVMDGYTATRKLRQAGYKKPIIALTAHAMKDDRERCIEAGCTDYLTKPVQVEALIQTILTHSMEEMT comes from the coding sequence ATGGCCTTACTTATTGCTTTAGAGCTTTTCTCTCTGTATTTCGCGATGAATACGCTGTCTTCCTTGCGCGGCTTCGTTACAGGCGAAAGCCTGTGGTCGAAAGCGCAAAAGGACGCTGTGATCAGCCTGCACAAATATGCGCGCACTCGTGATCCAGAATTTTATCGCTCTTTCCGTGAAAATCTGGAAATTCCTTTGGGCGATAGTAAAGCACGTCGAGCTTTAGAAAAAACGCCGCCCAATATTCGCGAGGCTCACGAAGGTTTTGCGCAAGGGCGAATTCATCCCGACGACGTTCCCGGCGTTGTGCATTTGATTTTGAAATTCAATAATGTCTCTTACGTCGCCAGGGCCATCAGCATCTGGCAAGAAGGTGACGATCTGACCAACGAGATGATCTCTTACGGAGAAAACCTTCACCATTTGATTTCCACTCGGGCCCCGGAAAAAGAAATCATCACGACACTGGATAAAATTGACGAACTCAATGATCGTTTAACAATTTTAGAAGGAAGTTTTTCTTACACCTTGGGTGAAGGTTCACGCTGGCTCGAAGGTCTTTTGATGATCACTCTTCTTCTAGCAGTGTTGATTGTAGAAGGCACTGGCTTGTTTCTTACCGTTACCTTCAGCCGCAATCTTTCAAAAGGACTTAAAGAGCTCAATGTCGCCGCTCACAAAGTAGGCCACGGCGAGTTCGATGTTCATGTCCCCGTGCGCTCAGGTGATGAGTTGGGACAACTCGCAGAGTCTTTAAACAAAATGGCTTTCGACTTACGGCACAGTATCGGCGAACGACAGCAAGCCGAACAAGCAAGCCAGTTAAAAAGTTTATTCCTTGCAAATATGAGTCACGAGATCCGCACACCTTTGGCTGCGATTATCGGATTCTCGGACTTGCTTAAAGATAAAAATCTACCCGAAGAAGAGCGCCTGCAATATTTGAATGTCATCCATCGCACGGGAGAAAATCTCACTCGCATTATCAATGACATTCTAGATTTATCTAAAGTCGAAGCCGGTCACTTAGAGATTGAAAAAAGTCAGTTCTCTTTATCTTCACTTCTGGATGACATTCACGTCGTGATGGTGGCAAAGAGCCAAGACAAACCTCTTCATATTGAATTCAACCGTCGCGGCATCGTTCCCGACATGATATATACGGATCCTCTTAGGTTACGCCAGGTTCTGACAAATGTTTTGGGTAACGCGATTAAGTTCACGGAAAAAGGCTACGTGCGCATGACCTACGAAGTCTCTGGCGATAGTCTTGTTTTTACAATTCAAGACACCGGTGTCGGTATAGCGCAAGACAAACGCACCTTGCTGTTTCAGGCATTCAGTCAGATCGACAATTCTGTTTCAAGAAAATATGAAGGCACGGGATTGGGTTTGGTGCTGTCTAAAAAGTTAGCGCAAATGATGGGTGGAGATGTGACGTTGGATGACAGCCAGATCGGTAAAGGTTGCACATTCACCGTGCGAATTGCCTTGCAAACGGTGGCACCAACCATAGCCAAAGCTTCCACTCACCGCGGAGAAATTCATCTTGGAAAACAACTTGCCAGTACAAATATACTTTTGGTCGATGACGTCGAAGACAACCGTCTTTTGATTCAGAGAATGCTAAGTAAAAGGGGCGCCAAACTGACCTTAGCGACAAATGGCGAAGAGGGTCTCAACAAAGCTTTGGAAAATAATTACGATATTATTTTAATGGATATTCAAATGCCGGTGATGGATGGCTACACGGCCACACGAAAATTACGTCAAGCCGGATATAAAAAACCGATCATTGCGCTGACTGCTCACGCTATGAAGGATGATCGGGAACGTTGCATAGAAGCCGGTTGCACGGATTATTTAACCAAACCCGTGCAAGTCGAAGCATTGATTCAAACGATATTAACGCATTCGATGGAAGAAATGACTTAG
- a CDS encoding D-alanine--D-alanine ligase family protein gives MKTVVALIFGGKSAEHEVSLRSAKNIADALDKESFVPVLIGISKEGSWYRFPDMNVFQSTKVVDSALPPNAEPVALISLQGKPVLYSLKDQSKTSVDVAFPILHGTMGEDGTIQGLFKMVQLPFVGCGVWSSAAGMDKEVMKRLLVEAKIPNARYMLLTPFKNISYAEITTQLGSPFFIKPANAGSSVGVHKIKNADEFVTKLKDSFQFDNKVLAEEFVQGREIECSVMGHNHAPQASLPGEIIPQHEFYSYEAKYVDDNGALLKIPAEMTAEQVQNLQTLAKKTYQVMGCDGLTRVDFFMKANGDIFVNEINTIPGFTKISMYPKMWEAAGVSYKDLITKLIHFGLEKYQEEQKLKTSYLD, from the coding sequence ATGAAAACAGTTGTCGCACTTATTTTCGGTGGAAAGTCAGCGGAGCACGAGGTTTCCTTGCGCTCTGCCAAAAACATTGCCGATGCTTTGGATAAAGAAAGTTTTGTTCCCGTGCTTATCGGAATTAGTAAGGAAGGCAGTTGGTATCGTTTTCCAGATATGAACGTTTTCCAATCAACAAAAGTTGTTGATTCTGCCTTACCTCCGAATGCGGAACCCGTGGCCCTTATTTCTCTCCAAGGGAAACCGGTCCTTTACTCTTTGAAAGACCAATCGAAAACATCTGTGGATGTGGCATTTCCAATTCTGCACGGAACTATGGGAGAAGACGGAACCATTCAAGGTCTTTTTAAAATGGTTCAATTGCCTTTTGTCGGTTGTGGAGTTTGGTCTTCCGCCGCCGGCATGGATAAAGAAGTGATGAAACGTCTTCTTGTCGAAGCGAAAATCCCGAATGCTCGTTATATGCTTTTGACTCCGTTTAAAAACATTTCTTATGCGGAGATCACAACACAATTGGGCTCCCCGTTCTTTATTAAACCTGCCAATGCAGGTTCCTCTGTGGGCGTTCATAAAATCAAAAATGCAGATGAGTTTGTGACGAAATTGAAGGACTCTTTCCAATTCGATAATAAAGTTTTAGCGGAAGAATTTGTTCAAGGTCGCGAGATTGAATGCTCCGTAATGGGACATAATCATGCTCCGCAAGCTTCTTTACCGGGTGAAATCATCCCCCAGCATGAATTTTATTCTTATGAGGCTAAGTACGTTGATGACAATGGCGCCCTTCTAAAAATCCCGGCAGAGATGACGGCTGAACAAGTCCAAAACCTGCAAACCTTGGCAAAAAAAACATATCAAGTGATGGGTTGTGACGGTTTAACTCGTGTGGATTTCTTCATGAAGGCGAACGGTGATATTTTCGTAAATGAAATCAACACGATCCCAGGTTTTACAAAAATATCGATGTATCCAAAAATGTGGGAAGCCGCTGGCGTTTCCTATAAGGACTTGATCACGAAGCTGATTCATTTCGGTCTTGAGAAATATCAAGAAGAGCAGAAGCTCAAAACCAGCTACTTAGATTAA
- the elbB gene encoding isoprenoid biosynthesis glyoxalase ElbB — protein MKKIAVVLSGCGHLDGSEITESVSLLIALHQAGADVSCFAPDIEIPVMNHIEGKPQTEKRRLLVEAARIARGNIQSLDQLQVKDFDALAFPGGYGAAKNLSNWAEKGAKCDVNPDVKRVILEFHSASKPIGACCIAPVLLARVLGDKKVTVTIGEDPETAAEIKKTGAQHEDCPVDDYITDREGKIVTTPAYMYDDAKPNEVFKGIFGLAHELVEWA, from the coding sequence ATGAAAAAGATTGCCGTTGTTTTATCTGGTTGTGGGCATCTTGATGGCAGTGAAATCACGGAGTCCGTCAGTTTGCTGATTGCTCTTCACCAAGCCGGAGCAGACGTTTCTTGTTTTGCTCCCGACATTGAAATTCCAGTGATGAATCATATCGAGGGAAAACCTCAAACAGAAAAGCGTCGCCTGCTTGTCGAAGCTGCGCGTATTGCTCGCGGAAATATTCAAAGCCTAGATCAGCTTCAAGTGAAAGACTTTGATGCCTTGGCATTCCCCGGCGGCTACGGAGCCGCAAAAAATCTTTCAAACTGGGCCGAAAAAGGTGCCAAGTGCGACGTGAACCCCGACGTCAAACGCGTGATTTTAGAATTCCACAGCGCAAGCAAACCGATTGGCGCATGTTGTATTGCCCCTGTTTTGTTGGCGCGCGTTCTGGGTGATAAAAAAGTCACGGTGACCATTGGTGAAGATCCTGAAACAGCGGCCGAAATCAAAAAGACAGGTGCACAACATGAAGATTGTCCTGTTGATGATTACATTACGGACCGTGAAGGAAAAATCGTCACGACTCCAGCATATATGTATGACGACGCAAAACCGAATGAAGTCTTTAAAGGCATCTTTGGTTTGGCGCATGAACTTGTAGAGTGGGCATAA
- a CDS encoding chemotaxis protein CheB, translating into MNTHYLFPGKVAAFKEETIISTLLGSCVAVAIYDPTTRIGGLNHYLLSDGLPEERANTRYGSHAIPILIEECVRLGANRNKLQAKIYGGANVISVAQLGDGIGKRNIDLAEKMLKELGIPILEKNVAGESARTIKLNTATFDVLHNSSKDGTVERPVDVSGFKPLSVAKNVKVLVVDDSATVRTLFTNIFTKNGLEVVGAAADAYQARELILNKKPDVITLDIEMPKMSGVMFLEKIMKHHPIPVVMVSSLASTGEAALKSLELGAIEFVHKPSQFDPAVLKDLAGMLVDKVRAAASVNVLKKLKEAPPVMEMKSANNATSTLRKAAELKVVVLGGNAGSADALEKFVKGLAADTPPVVVSCSTVANFITAFISKLKVGSKVTSVVAKDGDFLRMGHVYFIPSEHHGKIQAGPHGPMLNIVKGAPVCSQLPSSNVLFQSAAQSYSKGVYAVLLGGFGTDGVDGLIEVQKKGGASVVQHPEEAQFPYAPQKAIELGVADEVLKSDMLAHHLMQYRNQNLY; encoded by the coding sequence GAATCGGCGGCTTGAACCATTATCTTTTATCAGACGGTCTTCCTGAAGAAAGAGCCAATACCCGTTATGGAAGTCACGCGATTCCCATTCTTATTGAAGAGTGTGTGCGCTTAGGAGCGAATCGCAATAAGTTGCAAGCCAAGATTTACGGCGGTGCTAACGTTATCAGTGTGGCACAGCTAGGTGATGGTATCGGAAAACGCAATATCGATTTGGCTGAAAAAATGCTTAAGGAGTTGGGCATTCCTATTTTAGAAAAAAATGTCGCAGGTGAGTCTGCCAGAACCATTAAGTTGAACACGGCGACTTTTGACGTGCTTCACAACTCTTCAAAAGACGGCACTGTGGAAAGACCTGTGGATGTCTCGGGCTTCAAACCCTTGTCTGTAGCGAAAAACGTGAAAGTTCTGGTTGTCGATGACTCGGCGACGGTAAGAACTCTTTTCACAAATATTTTTACCAAGAACGGTTTGGAAGTGGTCGGAGCTGCGGCGGATGCCTATCAAGCTCGCGAGCTTATTCTGAATAAAAAACCAGATGTAATTACTTTGGACATCGAGATGCCGAAAATGTCTGGTGTGATGTTCTTAGAAAAAATCATGAAGCATCATCCAATACCTGTCGTGATGGTGTCATCTCTTGCAAGCACCGGGGAAGCCGCATTGAAATCGTTAGAGCTAGGTGCAATTGAATTCGTTCATAAGCCTTCGCAATTTGACCCGGCAGTTTTAAAGGACCTTGCAGGAATGCTCGTCGATAAAGTTCGTGCGGCGGCTTCAGTCAATGTCCTTAAAAAATTAAAAGAAGCTCCGCCAGTGATGGAAATGAAAAGCGCAAACAACGCGACCTCTACACTTAGAAAAGCTGCGGAGCTAAAAGTCGTTGTTCTTGGGGGGAATGCCGGAAGTGCCGACGCCTTGGAAAAATTCGTAAAAGGATTGGCTGCGGATACGCCTCCTGTGGTGGTGTCATGCAGTACGGTAGCGAATTTTATCACAGCCTTTATCAGTAAACTGAAGGTCGGTTCAAAAGTGACATCCGTTGTTGCAAAGGACGGAGATTTCTTAAGAATGGGACATGTATATTTTATCCCTTCTGAACATCACGGAAAAATTCAAGCGGGTCCGCATGGTCCTATGTTGAACATCGTAAAAGGGGCACCTGTTTGTTCGCAGCTGCCATCAAGCAACGTTTTGTTTCAGTCAGCAGCCCAAAGTTATTCCAAAGGTGTCTACGCTGTGTTGTTAGGTGGATTCGGAACGGACGGCGTCGACGGTCTTATTGAAGTGCAGAAAAAGGGTGGCGCTAGCGTCGTGCAGCACCCTGAAGAAGCGCAATTTCCCTATGCTCCACAGAAAGCCATTGAACTTGGAGTTGCGGATGAGGTACTTAAATCAGATATGTTGGCGCATCATTTGATGCAGTATCGAAACCAAAACTTGTACTAG
- the nth gene encoding endonuclease III, translating to MAISKKKSPSKKTAPKKVVKKAAPILETIELFKRYYPDAHCALNFTNPYELLVATVLSAQCTDERVNMVTPNLFKKYPTPQKMAKAPVEDIENIIRSTGFFKNKAKSLKGAAIELVEKYKGEIPQNLEALVELPGVGRKTANVVLGNAFGIASGIVVDTHVTRLSNRLGWVKTENAVLIEKELCKHVPEEDWVMLSHYLISHGRAICKARKPDCSHCFLEETCPKKGV from the coding sequence ATGGCGATCAGTAAAAAGAAATCCCCCTCCAAGAAAACAGCCCCTAAAAAGGTCGTCAAAAAAGCGGCTCCTATTTTGGAGACCATTGAGCTTTTTAAGCGCTATTACCCTGACGCTCATTGTGCCCTTAATTTCACAAATCCCTATGAGCTTTTAGTTGCCACGGTTCTTTCCGCGCAATGCACGGATGAACGCGTGAACATGGTGACTCCAAACCTTTTCAAAAAGTATCCGACCCCGCAAAAGATGGCGAAGGCCCCGGTGGAGGATATTGAAAACATCATCCGCTCCACAGGTTTTTTTAAGAACAAAGCCAAGAGCCTTAAAGGGGCTGCGATTGAGCTTGTTGAAAAGTACAAAGGCGAAATTCCGCAAAATCTCGAGGCTTTGGTCGAGCTGCCTGGAGTGGGACGTAAAACAGCGAATGTTGTTTTGGGAAATGCGTTTGGTATTGCCAGCGGTATTGTCGTGGACACTCACGTGACTCGTTTGTCCAACCGTCTGGGTTGGGTGAAGACTGAAAACGCCGTGCTAATTGAAAAGGAACTTTGCAAGCATGTACCTGAGGAAGACTGGGTCATGCTGTCGCACTATCTGATCTCTCATGGCCGAGCTATCTGTAAGGCGAGAAAACCTGATTGCAGTCATTGTTTCCTAGAGGAGACTTGCCCTAAGAAGGGTGTCTAG
- a CDS encoding thiamine ABC transporter substrate-binding protein — protein MKHFIFFMAVIFLGLFLAVLNKTEQGAASNSLPTIRVFGYASFTGRWGPGPLLKEQFEKTCKCKVEFIEGSDSGILLQRLKIEGESLGADVVIGLDQFDLSKAIAEQSWRKLSLGQLNVYDSVKPALSNSFFVPYDWGALTFVTRKGDLPRFPASLDDLLAPELAKKIALQDPRTSSPGMQFLYWVIRSKGEDEGFKYLQKLMGQVHSFSPTWSAAYGLFTNKQAKLVYSYVTSPLYHEIEEKNKDYVALPFNEPLPVQFEFVGIPEFCRHCELGEQFINLMLSPEGQKIIMEKNYMFPVMKGVMENTPFAPLMNVKTMSQVEILSAAEVDRLLRRWTEVRRGELN, from the coding sequence GTGAAACATTTCATCTTCTTCATGGCAGTTATCTTCTTGGGTTTGTTTCTGGCGGTTCTCAATAAAACCGAGCAGGGAGCGGCTTCAAATTCACTTCCGACAATTCGTGTGTTTGGTTATGCGTCTTTCACGGGACGTTGGGGACCAGGGCCTCTTTTAAAAGAGCAGTTTGAAAAAACCTGTAAGTGCAAAGTGGAATTCATCGAAGGCAGTGATTCAGGAATTCTTTTGCAGCGTCTGAAAATCGAAGGTGAAAGTTTAGGCGCTGACGTCGTTATCGGTCTTGATCAATTTGATTTATCAAAAGCGATTGCCGAGCAGTCTTGGCGCAAGCTCAGCTTGGGACAACTCAATGTTTACGATTCGGTGAAACCTGCGTTGTCCAATAGCTTCTTTGTTCCCTATGATTGGGGAGCTTTGACGTTTGTGACGAGAAAAGGGGATCTTCCTCGCTTTCCGGCTTCTTTAGACGATTTGTTGGCACCCGAACTTGCGAAAAAAATTGCGCTTCAAGATCCGCGCACGAGTTCACCGGGCATGCAGTTTTTGTATTGGGTGATTCGTTCTAAAGGTGAAGACGAAGGTTTCAAATATTTGCAAAAATTGATGGGACAGGTTCACAGCTTCTCACCAACTTGGTCCGCGGCTTACGGGCTTTTCACGAATAAACAGGCGAAGCTGGTTTATTCTTACGTGACGTCGCCGCTCTATCACGAGATTGAAGAAAAAAATAAAGACTATGTGGCATTGCCATTTAATGAACCACTTCCGGTGCAATTTGAATTTGTGGGAATCCCAGAATTTTGTCGTCACTGTGAATTAGGAGAGCAGTTTATTAACTTGATGCTGTCTCCTGAAGGTCAAAAAATCATCATGGAAAAAAACTATATGTTCCCGGTGATGAAAGGTGTGATGGAAAATACTCCTTTTGCGCCGTTGATGAATGTGAAAACGATGAGCCAAGTAGAAATTCTTTCTGCTGCTGAAGTCGATCGTCTTTTGCGACGTTGGACGGAAGTCCGCCGAGGCGAACTCAATTGA